A genomic stretch from Hymenobacter psoromatis includes:
- a CDS encoding X-Pro aminopeptidase, with translation MRYGPIAPELFIENRRRFRELLPPQSLAIFNANDILPTNADGTLALKQNTDLFYLSGVDQEESILVICPDAALEKHREILFLKETSEHILVWEGYKLTKEQAKAVSGVPTIMWLEQFPAVLAALMNEAEYVYLNSNEHIRAVVEVETRDARFIKDLQRRYPLHQYRRAARLTYQLRTIKSAEEIRLMRRACEITGNAFRRVLGFVKPGVWEYEIEAEILHEFVKSGSRGPAYTSIIGSGESATILHYISNDRQCQDGDVLLMDFGAEYANYAADLSRSIPVNGTFSPRQRQVYEAVLRVFKFAKTQLVVGNEIEAYHKAVGVAMEQELIKLDLLKADDVKNQDPDAPLYKQYFPHGTSHYLGLDVHDVGYKYRKFEAGMVYTNEPGIYIREEKLGIRLENDILLTPTGNEDLMANIPLELADIERLMK, from the coding sequence ATGCGCTACGGTCCCATCGCCCCCGAGCTTTTTATTGAAAATCGCCGCCGCTTTCGCGAGCTGCTGCCGCCGCAGTCGCTGGCCATTTTCAATGCCAACGACATCCTGCCCACCAACGCCGACGGCACGCTGGCGCTCAAGCAGAATACCGACCTGTTCTACCTCAGCGGCGTGGACCAGGAAGAAAGTATCCTGGTCATTTGCCCCGACGCGGCGCTGGAAAAGCACCGCGAGATATTATTTCTGAAGGAAACTTCCGAACACATTCTGGTCTGGGAAGGCTACAAGCTGACCAAGGAACAAGCTAAAGCCGTGTCGGGCGTGCCCACCATTATGTGGCTGGAGCAGTTTCCGGCCGTGCTGGCGGCACTCATGAACGAGGCCGAGTACGTGTACCTCAACTCCAACGAGCACATCCGGGCCGTGGTGGAGGTCGAAACCCGCGACGCGCGCTTTATCAAGGACTTGCAGCGGCGCTACCCCCTGCACCAGTATCGCCGCGCCGCCCGGCTCACGTACCAGCTGCGCACCATCAAGAGCGCCGAGGAAATCCGGCTGATGCGCCGCGCCTGCGAAATTACCGGCAATGCCTTCCGGCGGGTGCTGGGCTTTGTGAAGCCCGGCGTGTGGGAATACGAAATCGAAGCGGAAATTCTGCACGAGTTCGTGAAAAGCGGCTCGCGCGGGCCGGCCTACACCAGCATCATCGGCAGCGGCGAAAGCGCCACCATTCTGCACTATATCAGCAACGACCGCCAGTGCCAGGACGGCGACGTGCTGCTAATGGACTTCGGGGCCGAATACGCCAACTACGCCGCCGACCTCTCGCGCAGCATACCGGTCAACGGCACTTTCTCGCCGCGCCAGCGCCAGGTGTACGAAGCCGTGCTGCGGGTGTTCAAATTTGCCAAAACCCAGCTGGTCGTCGGCAATGAAATCGAAGCCTACCACAAAGCTGTGGGGGTAGCGATGGAGCAGGAGCTGATTAAGCTCGACCTGCTAAAAGCTGATGACGTAAAAAACCAGGACCCCGACGCGCCTCTCTACAAGCAGTATTTCCCGCACGGCACCAGCCACTACCTGGGCCTCGACGTGCACGACGTGGGCTACAAATACCGCAAGTTTGAAGCCGGCATGGTCTATACCAACGAGCCGGGCATCTACATCAGGGAGGAAAAGCTGGGTATTCGCCTGGAGAATGATATTCTCCTCACGCCCACCGGCAACGAAGACCTCATGGCCAATATCCCGCTGGAACTGGCTGACATTGAACGGCTAATGAAGTAG
- a CDS encoding primosomal protein N': protein MSLTFEFASPTPAPAATPDRVTLFVDVILPLPLPKLYTYRVPFELNDNVVVGGRVIVQFGAKRTLSCIVAAVHETPPKEYQAKYILEFIDDAPVVTQPQLKLFRWISEYYLCTLGEVINAALPAALKLSSESRIQLHPAYLNEGSPYPLDDKEQRIVDNLRTEDGKALTFTEVGDLLGIASFHKVIKSLMQKDIIFLFEQMADKYSPKVLKKVRLAHYYVSTAAVERLFEDLAAKPKQVDVLLKYLQRVPVHHNEHLNHQGIEKAYLTSSPHLSASAVNTLIKNGILEQFDQIVSRFPLDENPVAQMPYQLNEAQVVARDEVMGLFDQQNIVLLHGVTGSGKTEIYIDLIRNALDSGGQVLYLLPEIALTAQIVTRLMRVFGSRLGVYHSKFSDNERVEVWNGVLSGRFQVVVGVRSAVFLPFDNLSLIIVDEEHESSYKQYDPAPRYNAREVALMMGNFQGAKVLLGSATPAVETYYMARQGRYGLVTLSKRFGEAGMPEIELIDTRKLRAEKKMHNHFSSDLLSAMASKIAQNEQVILFQNRRGYAPVTECNDCGYIPKCQSCAVSLSYHKHAHELRCHYCGYHEGMPTQCPACGSRALRTQGFGTEKLEDDLKIMLPQANVQRMDLDTTRAKNAYQQIIGDFEQQKTNVLVGTQMVTKGLDFENVSLVGIVNADAIIHYPDYRAHERAYQMFVQVSGRAGRKGKKGKVLIQTGDPTQVIFDKVIRNDYLEFYEYEITQRREHEYPPFARLIRLTVKHMDQELAQKAAIRLTQELADRLGRGPVLGPEAPYIFRIRNFFLQEIVIKLSREHTVLKAAKVAICAALDVVRDQKEYRQARLVVDVDPM from the coding sequence GTGTCGCTTACCTTCGAATTCGCTTCGCCTACCCCCGCCCCGGCGGCCACGCCCGACCGCGTGACGCTGTTTGTGGACGTTATTTTGCCCCTGCCGCTACCCAAACTCTACACGTATCGGGTGCCTTTTGAGCTGAATGACAACGTGGTAGTTGGTGGGCGGGTCATCGTGCAGTTTGGGGCCAAGCGCACGCTGAGCTGCATTGTGGCGGCCGTGCACGAAACGCCGCCCAAGGAATACCAAGCGAAGTATATTCTGGAGTTTATCGACGACGCGCCCGTGGTGACGCAGCCGCAGCTCAAGCTATTTCGCTGGATAAGTGAGTATTACCTCTGCACGCTGGGCGAGGTGATAAACGCCGCGCTGCCCGCCGCGCTCAAGCTCAGCTCCGAGTCGCGCATTCAGCTGCACCCGGCTTACCTGAACGAGGGCAGTCCCTACCCCCTCGACGACAAGGAGCAGCGCATCGTGGACAACTTGCGCACTGAGGACGGCAAGGCGCTGACGTTTACCGAGGTGGGCGACCTGCTGGGCATCGCGTCATTTCACAAAGTTATTAAGTCGCTGATGCAGAAGGATATCATCTTTCTGTTTGAGCAAATGGCGGATAAGTATTCGCCCAAAGTGCTGAAGAAGGTGCGGCTGGCGCACTACTACGTGAGCACCGCCGCCGTGGAGCGCTTGTTTGAGGACCTGGCCGCCAAGCCCAAGCAGGTGGATGTGCTGCTGAAATACTTGCAGCGCGTGCCGGTGCATCACAACGAGCACCTCAACCACCAAGGCATTGAAAAAGCCTACCTCACCAGCTCGCCGCACCTATCGGCTTCAGCGGTGAACACGCTGATTAAGAATGGCATCCTGGAGCAGTTTGACCAGATTGTGTCGCGCTTTCCGCTCGATGAAAACCCGGTGGCTCAGATGCCTTATCAGCTTAACGAAGCGCAAGTGGTGGCCCGCGACGAGGTGATGGGCCTTTTTGACCAGCAAAACATCGTGCTGCTGCACGGCGTGACGGGCTCGGGCAAGACGGAGATTTACATCGACCTCATTCGCAATGCCCTGGACAGCGGCGGGCAGGTGCTGTACCTGCTACCCGAAATCGCCCTCACGGCCCAGATTGTAACCCGGCTCATGCGCGTGTTCGGCTCGCGGCTGGGCGTGTATCACTCCAAATTTTCGGATAACGAGCGAGTAGAGGTATGGAATGGCGTGCTCTCGGGCCGCTTTCAGGTGGTGGTGGGCGTGCGCTCGGCGGTTTTCCTACCCTTCGATAATCTGTCGCTCATCATCGTGGACGAGGAGCACGAAAGCTCTTATAAGCAGTACGACCCCGCCCCGCGCTACAACGCCCGCGAGGTGGCCCTGATGATGGGTAACTTCCAGGGTGCCAAGGTGCTGCTGGGCTCGGCCACGCCGGCCGTGGAAACCTATTACATGGCCCGGCAGGGCCGCTACGGGTTAGTCACGCTCAGCAAGCGCTTCGGCGAGGCCGGCATGCCCGAGATTGAGCTGATTGACACCCGCAAGCTGCGCGCCGAGAAGAAGATGCACAACCACTTCTCGTCCGACCTGCTGAGCGCGATGGCGAGCAAAATTGCGCAGAATGAGCAGGTTATCCTGTTTCAGAACCGGCGCGGCTACGCGCCTGTGACGGAGTGCAACGACTGCGGCTACATCCCGAAGTGCCAAAGCTGCGCCGTGAGCCTCAGCTACCACAAGCACGCCCACGAGCTGCGCTGCCACTACTGCGGCTACCACGAGGGCATGCCTACCCAGTGCCCGGCCTGCGGCTCGCGGGCGCTGCGCACCCAGGGCTTCGGCACCGAAAAGCTGGAGGACGACCTCAAAATCATGCTACCCCAGGCCAACGTGCAGCGCATGGACCTGGACACGACCCGCGCCAAAAACGCCTATCAGCAGATTATCGGCGACTTCGAGCAGCAGAAAACCAACGTGCTCGTGGGAACCCAGATGGTAACCAAAGGACTTGATTTTGAGAACGTCAGCCTGGTGGGCATCGTCAATGCCGACGCCATTATTCACTACCCCGACTACCGGGCCCACGAGCGCGCCTACCAGATGTTTGTGCAGGTGAGCGGCCGGGCGGGGCGCAAGGGGAAGAAGGGCAAGGTGCTGATTCAGACCGGCGACCCTACCCAGGTCATTTTTGATAAAGTCATTCGCAACGACTACCTCGAATTTTACGAGTACGAAATAACTCAGCGCCGCGAGCACGAATATCCGCCTTTCGCCCGCTTGATACGCCTGACCGTGAAGCACATGGACCAGGAGCTGGCCCAAAAGGCGGCCATTCGGCTCACGCAGGAGCTGGCCGACCGCCTCGGGCGCGGGCCGGTGCTGGGGCCGGAAGCGCCGTACATTTTCCGCATTCGCAATTTCTTTTTGCAGGAAATCGTCATCAAGCTCAGCCGCGAGCATACGGTGCTGAAGGCGGCCAAGGTAGCCATTTGCGCGGCGCTGGATGTGGTGCGCGACCAGAAGGAATACCGCCAGGCGCGGCTGGTAGTGGACGTGGACCCGATGTAA
- a CDS encoding thioredoxin, whose amino-acid sequence MSSPSPTPAANRLAHETSPYLLQHAHNPVDWYPWGPEALARAQAEQKPILVSIGYAACHWCHVMERESFENEQVARVMNEYFVCIKVDREERPDVDQIYMDAVQAMGIQGGWPLNVLLTPEAKPFYGGTYFPPGNWVKLLENVAQAYAGEHRAELEGSAERFVQVLQASELEKYGAAGELVGTAVNDEEFKLMAYNLAQRFDRELGGTNRAPKFPMPSIWRFLLRAHHISGSQQMLNQVNLTLREMAWGGIYDQVGGGWARYSVDAEWLVPHFEKMLYDNGQLLSLYSEAFQVTQEPLYREVVFQTVNWVRRELTNPEGGFYSSLDADSEGEEGKFYVWTREELQAILGEEEPLAAAYYQCTGLGNWEHGNNILHRRQSDANFATEHMLEPHVLAKLIHGWQKQLLAARAHRVRPGLDDKVLTGWNALMISGLLAAYRAFGEREFLDLALRNAEFLQANLRNGPRLYRTWKNGRATISGFLEDYALVIEAYISLYEATFTENWLREAEALTTYVLDNFFDPAEQQFFYTDASAEPLIARKKELFDNVIPGSNSVMAHNLLRLGRHLENSDYQALAVAMLGQVQALVAKEPQHLANWASLYVALLRPGAEVAITGPETEAFRAQLSRHFLPNEILAGSLTASALPLLEGRTGTDQTTLYVCRDRACQLPVHSVAEALAQLAQ is encoded by the coding sequence ATGTCCAGCCCCTCCCCTACCCCCGCTGCCAACCGCCTGGCTCACGAAACCAGCCCTTACCTGCTCCAGCACGCCCATAATCCGGTGGACTGGTATCCGTGGGGGCCGGAGGCGCTGGCGCGTGCCCAGGCCGAGCAAAAACCCATTTTGGTGAGCATTGGCTACGCGGCGTGCCACTGGTGCCACGTGATGGAGCGCGAATCGTTTGAGAATGAGCAGGTAGCGCGAGTGATGAATGAATATTTCGTCTGCATTAAGGTGGACCGGGAGGAGCGCCCCGACGTGGACCAGATTTACATGGATGCGGTGCAGGCAATGGGCATTCAGGGCGGCTGGCCGCTGAACGTTTTGCTGACGCCCGAGGCCAAGCCGTTTTACGGCGGCACGTATTTTCCGCCCGGCAACTGGGTGAAGCTGCTCGAAAACGTGGCCCAGGCCTACGCTGGCGAGCACCGCGCCGAGTTGGAGGGCTCGGCCGAGCGCTTCGTGCAAGTGCTGCAAGCGAGCGAGTTAGAGAAGTACGGCGCGGCCGGCGAGCTGGTGGGCACGGCCGTTAATGACGAGGAATTCAAGCTAATGGCCTATAACCTGGCTCAGCGCTTCGACCGCGAACTTGGCGGCACCAACCGCGCGCCCAAGTTTCCGATGCCCAGCATCTGGCGGTTTTTGCTGCGGGCGCATCACATCTCGGGCAGCCAGCAGATGTTGAATCAAGTAAACCTCACGCTGCGTGAAATGGCCTGGGGCGGCATTTATGACCAAGTGGGCGGCGGCTGGGCGCGCTACTCGGTCGATGCGGAGTGGCTGGTGCCGCATTTTGAGAAAATGCTGTATGATAACGGCCAGCTGCTGAGCCTCTACAGCGAGGCGTTTCAGGTGACGCAGGAGCCGCTGTACCGCGAGGTGGTTTTTCAGACCGTGAACTGGGTGCGGCGCGAATTGACTAATCCGGAAGGCGGCTTCTACTCATCGCTCGATGCCGACAGCGAAGGCGAAGAAGGCAAGTTTTACGTCTGGACCCGCGAGGAATTGCAGGCCATTTTGGGCGAAGAAGAGCCGCTGGCGGCGGCTTACTACCAATGCACGGGACTCGGAAACTGGGAGCACGGCAACAACATTCTGCACCGCCGACAGTCGGATGCCAACTTCGCCACCGAGCACATGCTGGAGCCGCACGTGCTGGCCAAGCTCATTCACGGCTGGCAAAAGCAGCTGCTGGCCGCCCGCGCCCACCGCGTGCGGCCGGGCCTCGACGACAAGGTGCTGACGGGTTGGAACGCGCTCATGATCAGTGGTCTGCTGGCGGCCTACCGGGCTTTTGGTGAGCGAGAATTTCTAGACTTGGCGCTGCGCAATGCCGAGTTTTTACAGGCTAACCTGCGCAACGGGCCGCGCCTCTACCGCACCTGGAAGAACGGGCGCGCCACCATCAGCGGCTTTCTGGAAGACTACGCGCTGGTGATTGAAGCTTATATCAGCCTCTACGAAGCCACCTTCACCGAAAACTGGCTGCGCGAGGCGGAGGCGCTGACGACGTACGTGCTCGACAATTTCTTTGACCCCGCCGAGCAGCAGTTTTTTTACACCGATGCCAGCGCCGAACCACTCATCGCTCGCAAAAAAGAGCTGTTTGATAACGTGATTCCCGGCTCCAACTCGGTGATGGCCCACAACTTGTTGCGCCTGGGTCGCCACCTTGAAAATTCTGATTATCAGGCGTTAGCAGTTGCTATGCTGGGTCAGGTGCAAGCCCTGGTAGCCAAAGAGCCACAGCACCTCGCCAACTGGGCCAGCCTCTACGTGGCGCTGTTGCGGCCGGGCGCTGAGGTAGCCATTACCGGGCCTGAAACGGAAGCATTTCGAGCGCAGCTGAGCCGACATTTTTTGCCCAATGAGATACTAGCTGGCAGCCTCACAGCCAGCGCCCTACCCCTGCTCGAAGGACGCACAGGCACTGACCAAACTACGCTCTACGTGTGCCGCGACCGCGCCTGCCAACTGCCGGTGCATTCGGTAGCCGAGGCGCTGGCGCAGCTAGCTCAGTAG
- a CDS encoding 50S ribosomal protein L9, with product MEIILKDDVKGLGYKNDLVTVKSGYGRNYLLPQGLAMLADKSAKKIVAENVRQAAHKAEKVKADAQAIADQVGDQVFDLPAKVGETGKIFGRVTTLQLAEALKNKGIDVDRKRLSFDQEPATAGDYTATLNLHKEVKHTVKFRVVAA from the coding sequence ATGGAAATCATTCTGAAAGACGACGTTAAGGGGCTGGGCTACAAGAACGACCTCGTAACAGTAAAATCCGGCTACGGCCGCAACTACCTGTTGCCCCAGGGCTTGGCAATGCTGGCTGACAAATCAGCTAAGAAAATCGTAGCGGAGAACGTACGCCAGGCAGCTCACAAGGCGGAGAAGGTGAAAGCCGACGCTCAGGCTATTGCTGACCAGGTGGGCGACCAGGTATTTGACCTGCCCGCTAAAGTGGGTGAAACCGGCAAAATCTTCGGCCGCGTAACTACCCTGCAATTGGCTGAAGCGCTGAAAAACAAGGGTATCGATGTGGACCGCAAGCGCCTGAGCTTCGACCAGGAGCCGGCTACCGCTGGCGACTATACTGCTACCCTCAACCTGCATAAGGAAGTGAAGCACACGGTTAAGTTCCGTGTGGTAGCTGCCTAG
- a CDS encoding 30S ribosomal protein S18: protein MATKNNNRNNDRNNGNKPVDTRNKYCRFKKNGIKYVDYKDPNFLLKFVNEQGRLLPRRITGTSLKFQRKVAQAVAKARHLALMPYVTDALK from the coding sequence ATGGCTACGAAGAATAATAACCGCAACAACGACCGCAACAACGGCAACAAGCCTGTTGACACGCGCAACAAGTACTGCCGCTTCAAGAAGAACGGCATCAAGTACGTGGACTACAAGGACCCGAACTTCCTGCTGAAGTTCGTGAACGAGCAGGGCCGCTTGCTGCCCCGCCGCATCACCGGCACCAGCCTGAAATTCCAGCGCAAAGTGGCCCAGGCCGTGGCAAAAGCCCGTCACCTGGCCCTGATGCCCTACGTAACCGACGCCCTTAAATAA
- a CDS encoding 30S ribosomal protein S6, which translates to MDVRNYETVFILTPVLNEGQVQETVEKFSQVLKENSADLISTEAWGLRKLAYPIQKKSTGYYFTLTYNHSGEGNIVDVLELAFRRDERIIRFLTTVLDKHSVTYNERRRNGEMNQQKAPQAAEAVAQ; encoded by the coding sequence ATGGACGTAAGAAATTACGAGACGGTCTTCATCCTTACCCCCGTGCTGAACGAGGGCCAGGTGCAAGAGACGGTCGAGAAGTTCTCGCAGGTGCTTAAGGAAAATAGCGCCGACCTCATTTCTACTGAAGCCTGGGGCTTGCGCAAGCTGGCTTACCCGATTCAAAAGAAATCCACTGGTTATTATTTCACGCTGACCTACAATCACAGCGGGGAAGGTAACATCGTAGATGTACTCGAGCTGGCTTTCCGCCGCGACGAGCGCATTATTCGCTTTTTGACCACGGTGCTCGATAAGCATTCCGTGACCTACAACGAGCGCCGCCGCAATGGTGAGATGAACCAGCAGAAGGCGCCCCAGGCGGCCGAAGCGGTAGCTCAGTAA
- a CDS encoding cytochrome C, which yields MAGPALAQQAVAVDKHGVAPGGTAGATPSMAAAPAAAAPGSGGGDAAAIAAGDALFKNNCAQCHAVNEKVVGPALGGITKRRSISWIIPWVHNSAKVIASGDDYAVKLYNDNGKQQMPAFPQLTDKDITSIIAWVTSQEGGATATAGGVTAGNAAAVDGGKVGDTAGAAGGYTDMLLIVLVVVLIVLVVTLAIIANLMKDVLQGRKDLDGRDIEVLEQRFDWAKLYQSPALRGIVGVVFALVLLYVGVQSVMAVGLTQGYQPTQPIAFSHKIHAGENQINCAYCHTSVYKGKSANIPSANICMNCHSQIKTESPEIKKIYRAIERKQPIQWVRIHNLPDLAYFNHSQHTQVGGIQCQTCHGPIQNMEVVYQYSALTMGWCINCHRETPLNTKGNAYYDNLVKLHDKSNNAVPFTVSSNGGTECAKCHY from the coding sequence GTGGCGGGCCCGGCCCTGGCCCAGCAGGCAGTTGCTGTCGATAAACACGGAGTGGCACCGGGCGGCACTGCGGGGGCTACCCCCAGCATGGCCGCCGCACCGGCAGCCGCTGCGCCAGGTTCGGGTGGCGGCGATGCCGCTGCCATTGCCGCCGGCGATGCGCTGTTTAAAAACAACTGCGCCCAGTGCCACGCGGTCAATGAAAAGGTAGTTGGCCCGGCCCTTGGTGGTATCACTAAGCGCCGCTCCATCTCCTGGATTATTCCGTGGGTTCACAACTCGGCCAAGGTTATCGCCAGCGGCGACGACTACGCGGTGAAACTCTACAACGACAACGGAAAGCAGCAAATGCCTGCTTTCCCGCAGTTGACGGACAAGGATATTACCAGCATTATCGCCTGGGTTACTTCGCAGGAAGGTGGCGCAACCGCTACTGCTGGTGGAGTAACTGCTGGCAACGCGGCCGCAGTAGATGGTGGCAAAGTTGGTGATACAGCTGGTGCCGCTGGTGGCTACACCGACATGCTACTCATCGTGTTGGTTGTAGTGTTGATTGTCTTAGTAGTAACTCTTGCTATTATCGCCAACCTGATGAAGGATGTGCTCCAGGGTCGCAAAGACCTGGATGGCCGCGACATTGAGGTTCTGGAGCAACGTTTTGACTGGGCCAAGCTCTACCAATCACCCGCTTTGCGCGGAATAGTGGGGGTAGTATTCGCCTTGGTGCTACTCTATGTTGGGGTGCAAAGCGTGATGGCCGTTGGCCTCACGCAGGGCTACCAGCCCACGCAGCCTATTGCTTTCTCGCACAAGATTCACGCGGGTGAAAACCAGATAAACTGCGCTTACTGCCATACTTCGGTTTACAAAGGCAAGTCAGCTAACATTCCTTCGGCCAACATCTGTATGAACTGCCACTCGCAGATTAAGACGGAATCGCCCGAAATCAAGAAAATCTACCGCGCTATCGAGCGCAAGCAGCCGATTCAGTGGGTGCGTATTCACAACCTGCCTGACCTAGCTTACTTCAACCACTCGCAGCACACGCAGGTAGGTGGTATTCAGTGTCAGACGTGCCACGGCCCCATCCAAAATATGGAAGTGGTGTATCAATACTCGGCTCTTACGATGGGCTGGTGCATCAACTGCCACCGCGAAACGCCGCTCAACACGAAAGGCAACGCCTATTACGACAACCTCGTGAAACTGCACGATAAGTCAAACAATGCAGTTCCCTTCACCGTGTCATCGAACGGGGGCACTGAGTGCGCCAAGTGCCACTACTAA